In the genome of Polaribacter sp. MED152, one region contains:
- a CDS encoding carboxymuconolactone decarboxylase family protein encodes MALVTPLAAEHDLETKKLAEFFNETLGFCPNSVLTMQRRPAISKAFINLNKAVMANEGRVTSALKRMIAWVSSNATGCRYCQAHAIRAAERYGAEQEQLDNIWEYKTHKAFSDAERAALDFSLAASVVPNAVDAKIKEELYKYWDEGEIVEMLGVISLFGYLNRWNDSMGTTLEEDAIESGNQFLGKHGFEVGKHDGSKY; translated from the coding sequence ATGGCATTAGTAACACCTTTAGCAGCAGAACACGATTTAGAAACAAAAAAGTTAGCAGAGTTTTTTAATGAAACCTTAGGTTTTTGTCCAAACTCAGTGCTTACCATGCAAAGAAGACCAGCAATTTCTAAAGCATTTATCAACTTAAATAAAGCTGTAATGGCTAATGAGGGTAGAGTAACTTCTGCCTTAAAAAGAATGATTGCCTGGGTTTCTAGCAATGCTACAGGTTGTAGATATTGCCAAGCACATGCCATTAGAGCAGCAGAACGTTATGGAGCAGAGCAAGAGCAGTTAGATAATATTTGGGAATATAAAACCCACAAAGCATTTTCAGATGCAGAAAGAGCTGCGTTAGATTTTTCTTTAGCAGCTTCTGTGGTGCCAAATGCAGTAGATGCAAAAATCAAAGAAGAATTATATAAATATTGGGATGAAGGAGAAATCGTAGAAATGCTAGGTGTTATTTCTTTATTTGGATATTTAAATAGATGGAATGATTCTATGGGTACAACTTTAGAAGAGGATGCTATAGAAAGTGGAAATCAGTTTTTAGGTAAACATGGTTTTGAAGTTGGTAAGCACGATGGTTCTAAGTACTAA